A window of Blastomonas sp. SL216 contains these coding sequences:
- a CDS encoding LysR family transcriptional regulator: MIERYLLRYFLAVVEHGNFTRAAESCNVTQPTLSVGIARLEESVGQRLFHRSNRRVDLTPTGAQFAEHARRIEAQFNLAEEAMKQHRPDAIVRLGVLSTLPTAIVAAMAEALAEIDGLRTEFVEGRASELIDRLDAARIDLAVTMEPQGRHRAQFEPVASEGYALALPAAHPLAQRQSIAAQELADNVMLVRRHCELLAATSQHFTARGVRPFFAARSRSDDRILALVAAGVGVTVMPDCFTAPGVARVPMEDFAHVRTLGLLVRKEGAVPEACVERVRGVLRGRIGGVWGDGG, from the coding sequence ATGATCGAACGCTATCTGCTGCGCTACTTCCTCGCCGTGGTCGAACATGGCAATTTCACCCGTGCGGCGGAAAGCTGCAACGTCACCCAGCCGACGCTGTCGGTGGGCATCGCGCGGCTGGAGGAGAGCGTGGGGCAACGGCTATTCCACCGCTCCAACCGGCGGGTCGACCTGACACCGACGGGCGCACAGTTCGCCGAACATGCGCGGCGGATCGAGGCGCAGTTCAACCTGGCCGAAGAGGCGATGAAGCAGCACCGGCCCGATGCGATCGTGCGGCTGGGCGTGCTCTCGACGCTGCCCACGGCGATCGTCGCGGCGATGGCCGAGGCGCTGGCCGAGATCGATGGCCTGCGCACCGAGTTCGTCGAGGGCCGCGCGAGCGAGCTGATCGACCGCCTGGACGCGGCGCGGATCGACCTCGCTGTGACGATGGAGCCGCAGGGCCGCCACCGCGCGCAGTTCGAGCCGGTGGCGAGCGAAGGCTATGCGCTCGCCCTGCCCGCCGCGCACCCCCTCGCCCAGCGCCAGAGCATCGCCGCGCAGGAGCTCGCCGACAATGTGATGCTGGTCCGTCGCCATTGCGAATTGCTCGCCGCAACCAGCCAGCACTTCACCGCACGCGGCGTCCGCCCCTTCTTCGCCGCCCGCTCAAGAAGCGACGACCGCATCCTGGCGCTGGTCGCGGCAGGCGTGGGCGTGACGGTGATGCCGGATTGCTTCACCGCGCCGGGCGTGGCGCGCGTGCCGATGGAGGATTTCGCGCATGTACGCACGCTGGGCCTGCTGGTGCGCAAGGAGGGGGCGGTGCCGGAGGCGTGCGTGGAGCGGGTGCGCGGGGTTTTGCGGGGAAGGATTGGTGGGGTTTGGGGGGATGGGGGCTAG
- a CDS encoding GIY-YIG nuclease family protein, which translates to MIDRQPCVYILASAAYGTLYIGVTSDLIARLGEHRSGTIKGFTSQYQVYRLMRYEPFDTMEGAIEREKQLKRWHRQWKINLIESNNPHWVDLAVPLGFDPVPARGRRNGP; encoded by the coding sequence ATGATCGACCGCCAGCCGTGCGTCTATATCCTTGCCAGCGCCGCTTATGGTACGCTGTACATCGGCGTCACTTCCGACCTGATTGCGCGCCTTGGCGAGCATCGCAGCGGAACTATCAAAGGCTTCACGTCGCAATATCAGGTCTATCGTCTGATGCGTTACGAGCCGTTCGACACCATGGAAGGCGCGATCGAGCGGGAAAAGCAGCTCAAGCGCTGGCACCGGCAATGGAAGATCAACCTGATCGAGAGCAACAACCCGCATTGGGTGGACCTGGCGGTTCCGCTTGGCTTCGATCCCGTCCCAGCGCGCGGCAGGCGCAATGGGCCCTGA
- a CDS encoding DUF885 family protein — translation MAQDAAPVAPAAKPSAGPMDARLRALYDAEWDWRQKEYAQVKEGGRWVQGDRFSDETAEAQARRLAYWKDVLKQLDAIPMDQLSPEEQVNAAVFRQSVWENANSLEYKTYEAPFNSDTFFWGGLNPRQGFGNVTGYKRYLGRMRDIPRFFDENIVNMRAGLARGYTVPRVGIEGRDKTIEAYTVAGEANPFYDAFRVMPQSISPAEQAALRAEALKAIETSVVPAYARLLSFMRAEYMPKARTRIDAYALPDGKRFYQDQIRIYATLDLTPEEIHEIGLKEVARIDADMQKTMRETGFKGTFPEFLTFLRTDPQFYAKTPRELLGAAAYTVKKMDGKLKDTFNFLPRYRFTVLPVPDVIAPIYTSGRGGLDACLFNTYDLPQRPLYNIPALALHECNPGHSFQAAVALEAPDRPEFRRQTYFSGYGEGWGLYTEWLGSKIGIYETPYEEFGRQTFEMWRAVRLVIDTGIHTKGWTRQQAIDYLASHTALAPRDIETEVDRYISWPAQALAYKLGELSLRKMRAKAEAELGSAFDQRPFHDTFLMLGSVPLPVMEQKMEEFIAAEKAKLAKAGK, via the coding sequence ATGGCGCAGGATGCCGCACCCGTCGCCCCCGCCGCCAAGCCCTCCGCAGGCCCAATGGATGCCAGGCTGCGCGCGCTCTATGATGCCGAATGGGACTGGCGGCAGAAGGAATATGCGCAGGTCAAGGAGGGCGGCCGCTGGGTGCAGGGCGATCGTTTCTCGGACGAGACAGCAGAGGCACAGGCGCGGCGGCTGGCCTATTGGAAGGACGTGCTGAAACAGCTGGATGCCATCCCGATGGACCAGCTCTCGCCCGAGGAGCAGGTCAACGCCGCCGTGTTCCGCCAGTCGGTCTGGGAAAATGCCAACAGCCTCGAATACAAGACCTATGAAGCGCCGTTCAACAGCGACACCTTTTTCTGGGGTGGGCTGAACCCGCGCCAGGGCTTTGGCAATGTCACCGGCTACAAGCGCTATCTGGGGCGGATGCGGGATATTCCGCGCTTCTTCGACGAGAATATCGTCAACATGCGCGCCGGGCTGGCACGCGGCTATACCGTGCCGCGCGTCGGCATCGAGGGGCGCGACAAGACGATCGAGGCCTATACGGTCGCGGGCGAGGCCAATCCGTTCTACGACGCGTTCCGCGTAATGCCGCAGAGCATATCGCCCGCCGAACAGGCCGCGCTGCGCGCCGAGGCGCTCAAGGCGATCGAGACTTCGGTGGTGCCGGCTTATGCCAGGCTGCTCAGCTTCATGCGGGCTGAATACATGCCCAAGGCGCGCACGCGGATCGACGCCTATGCGCTGCCCGATGGCAAACGCTTCTATCAGGACCAGATCAGGATCTACGCCACGCTCGACCTGACGCCGGAGGAGATCCACGAGATCGGCCTGAAGGAAGTCGCGCGGATCGATGCCGATATGCAGAAGACGATGCGCGAGACCGGGTTCAAGGGCACGTTCCCCGAATTCCTGACGTTCCTGCGCACCGATCCGCAATTCTATGCCAAGACCCCGCGCGAGCTGCTGGGGGCGGCGGCCTATACGGTCAAGAAGATGGACGGGAAGCTGAAAGACACGTTCAATTTCCTGCCGCGCTATCGCTTCACCGTGCTGCCGGTGCCCGATGTCATCGCGCCGATCTACACCTCGGGGCGCGGCGGGCTCGATGCGTGCCTGTTCAACACCTATGACCTGCCGCAGAGGCCGCTGTACAATATCCCCGCGCTGGCGCTGCACGAGTGCAATCCGGGGCACAGCTTTCAGGCGGCGGTCGCGCTGGAAGCGCCCGACCGGCCCGAATTCCGCCGCCAGACCTATTTCTCCGGCTATGGCGAGGGCTGGGGGCTGTACACCGAATGGCTGGGCTCCAAGATCGGCATCTACGAAACCCCCTATGAGGAATTCGGCCGCCAGACCTTCGAAATGTGGCGCGCGGTGCGGCTGGTGATCGATACCGGCATCCATACCAAGGGCTGGACCCGGCAACAGGCGATCGATTATCTCGCCAGCCATACCGCACTGGCCCCGCGCGATATCGAGACCGAGGTGGACCGCTATATCTCCTGGCCCGCCCAAGCGCTGGCGTACAAGCTGGGTGAACTGAGCTTGCGCAAGATGCGCGCCAAGGCCGAAGCCGAGCTGGGATCGGCCTTCGACCAGCGGCCGTTCCACGACACCTTCCTGATGCTGGGTTCGGTGCCGCTGCCCGTGATGGAGCAGAAGATGGAAGAGTTCATCGCTGCGGAAAAGGCAAAGCTCGCCAAGGCGGGCAAGTGA
- a CDS encoding acetyl/propionyl/methylcrotonyl-CoA carboxylase subunit alpha, with protein sequence MISSLLIANRGEIACRIIRTARAMGIRTVAVYSDADAKALHVRSADEAVHIGPSPSRESYLVGEKIIAAAKATGAEAIHPGYGFLSENAEFAEAVIDAGLIWVGPKPDSIRAMGLKDAAKKLMDAAGVPTTPGYLGDNQDPDFLAEQAATIGYPVLIKAVAGGGGKGMRKVDAAADFADALISCKREAAASFGNDVVLLEKWIESPRHIEVQVFGDALGNVVHLFERDCSLQRRHQKVIEEAPAPGMDEATREAVCGAAVRAAKAVDYQGAGTIEFIADGSEGLRADRIWFMEMNTRLQVEHPVTEEITGVDLVEWQLRVASGEPIPLKQEELSINGWAMEARLYAEDPAKGFLPSPGLVEHLLFDYDARIDSAVVEGDRVSTFYDPMIAKLIARGDTREEARQSLMDTLNSGYVGRLRTNKGFLFRCLALDAFASGEIDTGLIGRCGEELAARPVPNDLVLQTAGRRFRQEQLEWYNFVDSTHNEENFGFRLNAPAQNTLSFYEDGVRYDCLAKNADTSTGLSSNLKGDLVIVTDQGESYFFSQRSTVGAGAGAASSGSILSPMPGKVIAVDVAAGQAVTKGQKLLTLEAMKMEHSLVAPFDGVVAELNASEGAQVQVEALLVRIEAAE encoded by the coding sequence ATGATCAGCTCCCTCCTCATCGCCAACCGGGGCGAAATTGCCTGCCGGATCATCCGCACCGCGCGGGCCATGGGTATCCGCACGGTTGCGGTCTACTCCGACGCCGACGCCAAGGCGCTGCATGTGCGCTCTGCCGATGAGGCGGTGCATATCGGGCCGTCGCCGTCGCGCGAGAGCTATCTGGTGGGCGAAAAGATCATCGCCGCGGCCAAGGCGACCGGCGCGGAGGCGATCCATCCGGGCTATGGGTTCCTGTCCGAAAACGCCGAATTCGCTGAGGCCGTGATTGATGCCGGGCTGATCTGGGTGGGCCCCAAGCCGGATTCGATCCGCGCCATGGGCCTCAAGGACGCGGCGAAGAAGCTGATGGACGCGGCGGGCGTGCCCACCACGCCGGGCTATCTGGGGGACAATCAGGACCCCGATTTCCTCGCCGAGCAGGCTGCCACTATCGGCTATCCGGTGCTGATCAAGGCGGTCGCGGGCGGCGGCGGCAAGGGGATGCGCAAGGTCGATGCGGCGGCGGATTTTGCCGATGCGCTCATCAGCTGCAAGCGCGAGGCGGCGGCGAGCTTTGGCAATGATGTCGTGCTGCTCGAAAAGTGGATCGAAAGCCCGCGCCATATCGAGGTGCAGGTGTTCGGCGATGCCCTTGGCAATGTCGTGCACCTGTTCGAGCGCGATTGCTCGCTGCAACGCCGCCACCAGAAGGTGATCGAGGAAGCGCCCGCGCCCGGCATGGACGAAGCGACGCGCGAGGCGGTGTGCGGGGCTGCGGTGCGCGCGGCCAAGGCGGTGGATTATCAGGGCGCAGGCACCATCGAGTTCATCGCTGACGGCTCGGAAGGCCTGCGCGCGGACCGCATCTGGTTCATGGAAATGAACACGCGGTTGCAGGTCGAGCATCCGGTGACCGAGGAGATTACCGGGGTCGATCTGGTCGAATGGCAGCTGCGCGTGGCGAGCGGCGAGCCGATCCCGCTCAAGCAGGAGGAGCTCAGCATCAACGGTTGGGCGATGGAAGCGCGGTTGTATGCGGAGGATCCGGCGAAGGGGTTCTTGCCGAGCCCTGGTTTGGTTGAGCACCTTTTGTTTGATTACGATGCCCGAATAGACAGTGCAGTGGTTGAGGGCGATCGGGTCAGCACCTTCTATGACCCGATGATTGCTAAGCTCATTGCCAGGGGCGACACCCGCGAAGAAGCCCGTCAGTCATTGATGGATACACTGAATAGCGGATATGTTGGAAGGCTGCGAACCAACAAAGGCTTTCTGTTCCGATGTTTGGCTCTCGATGCTTTTGCATCAGGAGAGATTGACACAGGTTTGATCGGGCGATGTGGCGAAGAACTGGCGGCACGCCCTGTACCAAACGATCTGGTGCTTCAGACAGCCGGAAGGCGTTTTCGCCAGGAGCAGCTTGAGTGGTACAACTTCGTCGATTCAACCCATAATGAGGAAAACTTTGGTTTCCGGCTGAACGCTCCAGCCCAAAACACGCTCTCCTTTTATGAAGATGGTGTCCGATACGATTGCCTCGCGAAGAACGCGGATACGAGCACAGGTTTATCATCTAATCTTAAAGGTGATCTGGTGATCGTCACCGATCAAGGAGAAAGCTATTTCTTCTCGCAGCGCTCTACAGTTGGGGCAGGGGCAGGCGCCGCCTCTTCCGGCTCCATCCTCTCCCCCATGCCGGGCAAGGTGATCGCGGTGGATGTGGCGGCAGGTCAGGCGGTGACCAAGGGGCAGAAATTGCTGACGCTCGAGGCGATGAAGATGGAGCATTCGCTCGTCGCGCCGTTCGATGGCGTGGTGGCGGAGCTGAACGCCAGCGAGGGCGCGCAGGTGCAGGTCGAGGCGCTGCTGGTGCGGATCGAGGCGGCGGAATGA
- a CDS encoding YegP family protein, producing MAHNFEIYKDKAGEFRVRFKYNSEVMFSTEGYSSKASAKNAIESIKKNGPEAPIVDTTTEG from the coding sequence ATGGCGCACAATTTTGAAATCTACAAGGACAAGGCCGGCGAGTTTCGCGTGCGGTTCAAGTACAATTCGGAAGTGATGTTCTCGACCGAAGGCTATTCGAGCAAGGCATCGGCCAAGAACGCGATCGAATCGATCAAGAAGAATGGCCCCGAAGCGCCGATCGTGGACACCACGACCGAGGGCTGA
- a CDS encoding FAD-dependent oxidoreductase gives MADYDVVIIGAGIAGASLAAEVAPHARVLVAEAEERPGYHSTGRSAAFWAESYGGPKVQPLTTASGPWLHSPPAGYGDRSFLAPRGALTLARAGEEKLLDAFEAEFADTGVSMERWDRARIAALLPGLAADIVAAVYEPDCQDIDVGGLHQAFLSVARRAGAQIALKAPLERADHRDGQWTMMLGGQTVTANRLVNAAGAWADLVAERAGVRALGVQPYRRTVVQLRTNPPPSPDLPLTLGVRGDYYFKPEAGRLWLSPHDETPEPPSDTAPDEMDMAIAIDRFTQVVDWQIEAVEHRWAGQRSFAPDRLPVIGYAADNPAFFWFAGQGGFGIQTAPAAARLAATVLLGLTPDAMLNGVAGQMYNPARFG, from the coding sequence ATGGCCGATTACGACGTCGTCATCATCGGCGCAGGGATTGCAGGCGCCAGCCTGGCGGCCGAAGTTGCGCCGCATGCCCGTGTGCTGGTGGCCGAGGCCGAGGAGCGGCCGGGCTATCACTCGACGGGACGCTCAGCCGCCTTCTGGGCGGAAAGCTATGGCGGGCCGAAGGTGCAGCCGCTGACCACCGCGTCGGGCCCCTGGCTGCACAGCCCGCCGGCCGGCTATGGCGACCGCAGCTTTCTCGCCCCGCGCGGCGCGCTGACGCTGGCACGGGCCGGCGAAGAGAAGCTGCTCGATGCGTTCGAGGCGGAATTTGCCGATACCGGCGTCAGCATGGAGCGATGGGACCGCGCCCGGATCGCGGCGCTGCTGCCGGGGCTCGCGGCGGATATTGTTGCTGCGGTCTATGAGCCCGATTGCCAGGACATCGATGTCGGCGGGCTGCACCAGGCATTTCTCTCGGTCGCGCGTCGCGCAGGGGCACAGATTGCGCTCAAGGCACCGCTCGAGCGGGCTGACCATCGCGACGGGCAATGGACGATGATGCTGGGCGGGCAGACGGTGACCGCCAACCGGCTGGTCAATGCCGCCGGGGCCTGGGCTGACCTGGTGGCGGAGCGCGCGGGCGTGCGGGCGCTGGGCGTGCAGCCCTATCGCCGCACCGTGGTCCAGCTGCGCACCAACCCTCCGCCATCGCCCGATCTGCCGCTGACGCTCGGCGTTCGGGGCGACTATTATTTCAAGCCCGAAGCCGGAAGGCTGTGGCTGAGCCCGCATGACGAGACGCCAGAGCCGCCCAGCGATACCGCGCCGGACGAGATGGACATGGCCATCGCCATCGATCGCTTTACGCAGGTGGTCGACTGGCAGATCGAGGCGGTCGAGCATCGCTGGGCAGGCCAGCGCAGCTTCGCGCCCGACCGCTTGCCGGTGATCGGCTATGCGGCCGACAATCCGGCGTTCTTCTGGTTCGCAGGCCAGGGCGGTTTCGGGATTCAGACCGCGCCCGCCGCCGCGCGCCTGGCCGCCACCGTGCTGCTCGGCCTCACCCCCGATGCGATGCTGAACGGCGTGGCTGGACAGATGTATAATCCGGCGCGTTTCGGCTGA
- a CDS encoding DUF1573 domain-containing protein, with product MTLRASAALFAAILSIGPSVAQAQMQDPGAAQIMMEASEFNYGVLDFGASGSRMVKFRNTGKRPLVITSIQSSCGCLTAEIPKAPLAPGATGEIRFKYDTKRPGVFRKTMTIASNAGTEPSVVFTVKGEIRPDPNPPASGSMPPK from the coding sequence ATGACCCTTCGCGCCTCAGCCGCCCTGTTCGCCGCTATTCTGTCCATCGGGCCATCCGTTGCCCAGGCACAGATGCAGGACCCCGGTGCGGCGCAAATCATGATGGAGGCGAGCGAGTTCAACTACGGCGTGCTCGATTTCGGAGCCTCTGGTTCGCGCATGGTGAAGTTCAGGAATACCGGCAAACGTCCGCTCGTCATCACCTCGATCCAGTCCAGTTGCGGGTGCCTGACGGCAGAAATCCCCAAGGCCCCGCTCGCCCCAGGGGCTACAGGCGAGATCAGGTTCAAATATGATACGAAGCGGCCCGGTGTGTTCCGCAAGACGATGACGATCGCCAGCAATGCGGGGACCGAACCATCGGTGGTCTTCACCGTGAAAGGCGAAATCAGGCCGGATCCAAACCCGCCGGCCAGCGGGTCGATGCCCCCGAAGTGA
- a CDS encoding isovaleryl-CoA dehydrogenase has protein sequence MMPDFDFALGEAAEMIRDTTRRFATDKIAPIAARIDAEDWFPIDLWPQMGELGLHGITVSEEDGGLGLGYLEHVIAMEEVSRASASLGLSYGAHSNLCVNQLRRWGNAEQKAKYLPGLISGEHVGSLAMSEVGAGSDVVSMKLKADAVSGGYRLNGTKFWITNSAYAETLIVYAKTGEGSGGITAFIIEKDMPCFSIGQKIQKMGMRGSPTAELVFNDCFVPDENVMGPLNGGVGVLMSGLDYERAVLAAGPLGIMQACLDVVLPYVRERKQFGQPIGAFQMVQAKVADMYVALNSARAYVYAVARACDAGKTTRFDAAGAILLASENAVKCSLEAIQALGGAGYTTDWPVERFLRDAKLYDIGAGTNEIRRFLIARELIGTR, from the coding sequence ATGATGCCCGATTTCGACTTCGCCCTGGGCGAAGCCGCCGAGATGATCCGCGACACCACGCGGCGCTTTGCCACCGACAAGATCGCGCCGATCGCCGCCAGAATCGATGCCGAGGACTGGTTCCCGATCGATCTGTGGCCGCAGATGGGCGAGCTCGGGCTGCACGGCATCACGGTGAGCGAAGAAGATGGCGGGCTGGGCCTCGGCTATCTGGAACATGTCATAGCGATGGAAGAGGTGAGCCGCGCGAGCGCCTCGCTGGGCCTCAGCTATGGCGCGCACTCCAACCTGTGCGTCAACCAGCTGCGCCGCTGGGGCAATGCCGAGCAGAAGGCGAAATACCTGCCCGGCCTGATCTCGGGCGAGCATGTCGGGTCGCTGGCGATGTCCGAAGTCGGCGCGGGGTCGGACGTGGTCTCGATGAAGCTCAAGGCCGACGCGGTCTCGGGTGGATACCGGCTCAACGGCACCAAGTTCTGGATCACCAACTCGGCTTATGCTGAGACGCTGATCGTCTATGCCAAGACGGGTGAGGGGTCGGGCGGGATCACCGCGTTCATCATCGAAAAGGACATGCCGTGTTTCAGCATCGGCCAGAAGATCCAGAAGATGGGGATGCGCGGCAGCCCCACGGCGGAGCTGGTGTTCAACGATTGCTTCGTGCCTGACGAAAATGTCATGGGGCCGCTGAACGGCGGCGTCGGGGTGCTGATGAGCGGGCTGGATTACGAGCGCGCGGTGCTGGCCGCAGGGCCGCTGGGCATCATGCAGGCCTGCCTCGACGTGGTGCTCCCCTATGTGCGCGAGCGCAAGCAGTTCGGCCAGCCGATCGGGGCGTTCCAGATGGTGCAGGCCAAGGTGGCGGACATGTATGTCGCGCTCAACAGCGCGCGCGCCTATGTCTATGCGGTGGCGCGGGCGTGCGATGCGGGCAAGACGACGCGCTTTGATGCTGCGGGTGCTATCCTGCTGGCGAGCGAGAATGCGGTGAAATGCTCGCTCGAGGCTATCCAGGCGCTGGGCGGGGCGGGCTACACCACCGACTGGCCGGTCGAACGCTTCCTGCGCGATGCCAAGCTGTACGATATCGGCGCAGGCACCAACGAGATCCGCCGCTTCCTGATCGCGCGCGAACTGATCGGAACGCGGTGA
- a CDS encoding MaoC family dehydratase — MAGRYFDEWNIGDRIEHEIRRTVTETDNLLFSTMTHNPQPLHLDVEAAKASEFGQILVNGTFTFSLMVGLSVGDTTLGTLVANLGYDKLVMPKPVFIGDTMRATSEVTELKESKSRPNAGIVTFTHELINQRDEVVCRCLRSALLKKRDA; from the coding sequence ATGGCAGGACGATATTTCGACGAGTGGAACATCGGCGACCGGATCGAGCATGAGATTCGCCGCACGGTGACCGAGACCGACAATCTGCTGTTCAGCACGATGACGCACAATCCGCAGCCGCTGCACCTTGATGTCGAGGCGGCGAAGGCGAGCGAGTTCGGGCAGATCCTCGTCAACGGCACCTTCACCTTCAGCCTGATGGTCGGGCTGTCGGTGGGCGACACGACGCTTGGCACGCTGGTGGCGAACCTGGGCTATGACAAGCTGGTCATGCCCAAGCCGGTGTTCATCGGCGACACGATGCGCGCGACCAGCGAGGTGACCGAGCTGAAAGAATCGAAATCGCGGCCCAATGCGGGGATCGTCACCTTCACGCACGAACTGATCAACCAGCGCGATGAGGTCGTCTGCCGGTGTTTGCGATCGGCCCTTTTGAAGAAGCGGGATGCCTGA
- a CDS encoding transporter: MAAETGKGRDQARGLGKMGKVAAGFRVAAVLALVVSASGALAQSVPLSPQAANTIGDDPICTDRPTKANNACSVPKGVVQIEAEALNWSRLNAGGARSDVFAYASPTIKLGLSDSSDVQLTLTPLVELRNRVAGRTASHTGFGDMFLRYKQRITAKDARFELALIPYIKAPTAKTGIGNGEWEGGISVPVQYALTDRWSLTVNPQLSLLAGAADPDERHLELQTVLNLGYQLTTRTSFAAEVWTSQNWDPSGTVRQYSADLAIAHLLGDELQLDGGVNFGLNQATADVQVYAGVSARF; this comes from the coding sequence ATGGCGGCTGAAACTGGCAAGGGTCGCGATCAGGCAAGGGGGCTCGGCAAGATGGGCAAGGTTGCTGCAGGATTTCGCGTGGCGGCGGTGCTGGCCCTGGTCGTATCGGCCAGCGGAGCCCTGGCGCAGAGCGTGCCGTTATCACCTCAGGCAGCGAATACGATCGGCGATGACCCGATCTGCACCGACCGCCCGACCAAGGCGAACAATGCGTGCAGCGTGCCCAAAGGCGTGGTGCAGATCGAGGCGGAGGCGCTGAACTGGTCGCGGCTGAATGCGGGCGGCGCGCGCAGCGATGTGTTCGCCTATGCCAGCCCGACGATCAAGCTGGGCCTCAGCGACAGCAGCGACGTGCAGCTCACGCTCACTCCGCTGGTCGAACTGCGCAACCGCGTTGCCGGACGCACCGCCAGCCATACCGGCTTCGGCGACATGTTCCTGCGCTACAAGCAGCGCATCACGGCGAAGGACGCGCGGTTCGAGCTCGCCCTCATCCCCTATATCAAGGCACCGACCGCGAAGACCGGCATCGGCAATGGCGAATGGGAAGGCGGGATCAGCGTGCCGGTCCAATATGCGCTGACCGATCGCTGGTCGCTGACCGTGAACCCGCAGCTCAGCCTGCTCGCGGGCGCGGCCGATCCCGACGAGCGCCATCTGGAGCTGCAGACCGTGCTCAACCTGGGCTATCAGCTGACGACACGCACCAGTTTCGCCGCGGAAGTGTGGACCTCGCAGAACTGGGACCCCTCCGGCACCGTCCGCCAATATTCCGCAGACCTCGCCATCGCGCACCTGCTCGGCGACGAGTTGCAACTCGACGGCGGCGTGAATTTCGGGCTTAATCAGGCGACGGCTGATGTGCAGGTGTACGCGGGGGTGTCGGCGCGGTTTTGA
- a CDS encoding methylcrotonoyl-CoA carboxylase, with translation MTAPTLDTKIDTGSDSFRATHAHNVALRDELWAKVAEAALGGNAKSRERHTSRGKLLPRDRVERLLDPGSPFLEIGQLAANDLYDGEIPGAGMIAGIGRVSGRQCMIVCNDATVKGGTYYPMTVKKHLRAQEIAEANRLPCIYLVDSGGANLPHQAEVFPDREHFGRIFFNQANMSAKGIPQIACVMGSCTAGGAYVPAMSDETVIVRNQGTIFLAGPPLVKAATGEEISAEDLGGGDLHGRKSGVVDHVAENDEHALTIVRDIVSHLGPIPKPNIDLRDPRPPKFDAEELYGIIPSDVRAPYDVHEVIARLVDGSEFHEFKALYGSSLVCGFARIWGMPVAILANNGVLFSESAVKGAHFIELACQRRIPLLFLQNISGFMVGGKYEAEGIAKHGAKLVTAVATASVPKVTVLIGGSFGAGNYGMCGRAYAPRFLFSWPNSRISVMGGEQAASVLATVHRDADKWDEREAEAFKAPIRQKYEDEGNPYYATSRLWDDGIIDPAQTRDVLGLAFAACLNAPVEEAPRFGVFRM, from the coding sequence ATGACCGCGCCCACGCTCGACACCAAGATCGACACCGGCTCGGACAGCTTCCGCGCCACGCATGCCCATAATGTCGCGCTGCGCGATGAGCTTTGGGCCAAGGTCGCCGAGGCGGCGCTGGGCGGCAATGCCAAGTCGCGTGAGCGGCATACGTCGCGGGGCAAGCTGCTGCCGCGCGATCGTGTCGAACGGCTGCTCGATCCGGGATCGCCGTTCCTCGAGATCGGCCAGCTTGCGGCCAACGACCTGTACGATGGCGAAATCCCCGGCGCGGGGATGATCGCGGGCATCGGCCGAGTCTCGGGCCGCCAGTGCATGATCGTGTGCAACGACGCCACGGTAAAGGGCGGCACCTATTATCCGATGACGGTGAAGAAGCACTTGCGCGCGCAGGAGATTGCCGAGGCCAACCGGCTGCCGTGCATCTACCTTGTCGACAGCGGCGGCGCGAACCTGCCGCACCAGGCCGAGGTCTTTCCCGATCGCGAGCATTTCGGCCGCATCTTCTTCAACCAGGCGAACATGAGCGCCAAGGGCATTCCGCAGATCGCCTGTGTGATGGGCAGTTGCACCGCGGGTGGCGCCTATGTCCCCGCCATGTCGGACGAGACGGTGATCGTGCGCAACCAGGGCACGATCTTCCTCGCAGGCCCGCCGCTGGTGAAAGCGGCAACCGGCGAGGAGATCAGCGCCGAGGATCTGGGCGGCGGCGATCTGCATGGGCGGAAATCCGGCGTGGTCGATCATGTCGCGGAGAATGACGAGCACGCGCTGACCATCGTGCGCGATATCGTCTCGCACCTCGGGCCGATCCCCAAGCCGAACATCGACCTGCGCGATCCGCGCCCGCCGAAATTCGACGCGGAAGAGCTGTACGGCATCATCCCGTCGGATGTCCGCGCGCCCTATGACGTGCACGAGGTGATCGCGCGGCTGGTCGATGGCAGCGAGTTTCACGAGTTCAAGGCGCTGTACGGCAGCTCATTGGTGTGCGGTTTCGCGCGTATCTGGGGGATGCCGGTTGCGATCCTGGCGAACAATGGCGTGCTGTTCAGCGAGAGCGCGGTCAAGGGCGCGCATTTCATCGAGCTCGCCTGCCAGCGGCGCATCCCGCTGCTTTTCCTGCAGAATATCAGCGGCTTCATGGTCGGCGGCAAGTATGAGGCGGAGGGCATCGCCAAGCATGGCGCCAAGCTGGTGACGGCGGTGGCGACGGCGAGCGTGCCCAAGGTCACCGTGCTGATCGGCGGCAGCTTCGGTGCGGGCAATTACGGCATGTGTGGGCGGGCCTATGCGCCCCGCTTCCTGTTCAGCTGGCCGAACAGCCGTATCAGCGTGATGGGCGGCGAGCAGGCGGCATCGGTGCTGGCGACGGTCCACCGCGACGCCGACAAATGGGACGAGCGCGAGGCCGAAGCCTTCAAGGCCCCGATCCGCCAGAAATACGAGGACGAGGGCAACCCCTATTACGCGACGTCGCGGCTGTGGGACGATGGCATCATCGACCCCGCGCAGACGCGCGACGTGCTGGGCCTGGCCTTCGCGGCATGTCTCAATGCGCCGGTGGAGGAGGCACCCCGGTTCGGGGTGTTCCGGATGTGA